The Plectropomus leopardus isolate mb unplaced genomic scaffold, YSFRI_Pleo_2.0 unplaced_scaffold25856, whole genome shotgun sequence DNA window TGTTGTTTCACAGGAGTATCTGAAAGAAGAAGGCGGCCTGAGTCCAGAGGCGGTGAGGATGATCGGAGACTTGTTAAATGAAGACAGCCTGATGCACCTGGCGCTGACCGAGACCATCTACATCCAGAGCGACGTCAACGACACCGCCACGTACGAACACATTTATAGTTTTTGTTTGAAGCGAGGGTACGCTTGAAACCAATTACCTGTTAAGGGCCGTGTACACCcgcaaatgtaataaaacacaaacgTGATACAAATTTGCAGTTTTCAATACAATAATCTCACAAAGAgaatacatttgtgtttttgtttttttcttattgtaggagctgagctgcaaattcaaaggctcaacaaaaatacacaattttgccTAAAATGCATATGCATGAGCACAgcccaaattaaaataaatatataataagccaaatatatatataaagaaattaCACACATATCAcatagaaataatgaaaaaagatcAGTCTGTCCCTGAATTTTATCCAAAAAGCATTATTgaataatttgttttgatttgtttagtttagttagaTTTTGTTTAGTTGTTTCTTTTCACTCCTCTCAGccaaaattatctaaaaatgaagaatgaaaagtgcgtaaaatgcaccaaacagtccttaaagggttaatgtccaTCATGCAGTGTTGGAATCACATTGAACATTTTGCCACGTTTGTGCCAGATTCAGtgattttaaagctgtttctttttgtgttgaAGGTACTCGGAAGTGACCGGCGGGTCGGATCTCCTCACCAACGCGTTCCTCGCTGTCCTTGACGGCCCCATCTACCTCAACTCTAAGGTCAAACgcatcagccaatcagatcaCGGTGTAGTTGTATCATATCAGAATGGCGAAAAATCCTCTTTGACCGACATTTCTGCTGACTTTGCTCTGGTAACGACCACGGCCAAAGCGGCTCTCTTCATCGACTTTGAGCCGCCACTCTCCATCAGAAAGATGGAGGCACTGAGGTCAGTCCACTACGAAAGCTCCACCAAAATCCTCCTCACCTTCAGCAGGAAGTTTTGGGAAGACGACGGCATCCGAGGAGGAAAGAGCATCACTGACGGGCCGTCTCGTTTCATCTACTACCCCAGCCACAGTTTCCCAAACAATCCAAACATCGGCGTCCTGCTGGCTTCCTACACCTGGTCCGATGACTCCCTC harbors:
- the LOC121966774 gene encoding L-amino-acid oxidase-like, with the translated sequence SQEYLKEEGGLSPEAVRMIGDLLNEDSLMHLALTETIYIQSDVNDTATYSEVTGGSDLLTNAFLAVLDGPIYLNSKVKRISQSDHGVVVSYQNGEKSSLTDISADFALVTTTAKAALFIDFEPPLSIRKMEALRSVHYESSTKILLTFSRKFWEDDGIRGGKSITDGPSRFIYYPSHSFPNNPNIGVLLASYTWSDDSLLFLGASDEELKEL